In a single window of the Pseudomonas sp. B21-015 genome:
- the cobD gene encoding threonine-phosphate decarboxylase CobD, producing MLEHGGRLRKAAREYGIAEADWLDLSSGLAPWPFPVPDIPLRAWARLPETDDGLEQAACDYYGAAQVLPVAGSQMAIQLLPRLRRAGKVGVLSPCYAEHAEAWRRNGYIVREVLESEVDFFLDSLDVLVVVNPNNPTGLSLTPARLLDWHSRLARRGGWLVVDEAFMDNTPHLSLAPFANQIGLIVLRSFGKFFGLAGVRLGFVLAERKLLKLLAEQVGPWAVSGPTRVLGQACLTDTHGHTRQRIRTDEAGERLALLLEQYGFKPQGGCALFQWLITERAEALHEFMARRGILLRLFTHNSSLRFGLPADEADWSRLEQALQTYAKENP from the coding sequence ATGCTTGAGCACGGTGGCCGGTTGCGCAAGGCTGCGCGTGAATACGGTATCGCCGAAGCCGATTGGCTCGACCTGTCCAGTGGCCTGGCGCCCTGGCCATTCCCGGTTCCGGACATCCCGTTGCGGGCCTGGGCGCGGTTGCCGGAAACCGATGATGGTCTGGAGCAGGCCGCCTGTGACTATTACGGTGCGGCTCAGGTGTTGCCAGTGGCGGGTTCGCAAATGGCTATCCAGTTGCTGCCGCGTTTGCGCCGGGCCGGCAAGGTCGGCGTGCTGTCACCGTGTTACGCCGAACACGCCGAAGCCTGGCGCCGCAACGGTTACATCGTGCGTGAAGTGCTGGAGTCGGAAGTCGATTTCTTTCTCGACAGCCTTGATGTGCTGGTGGTGGTCAATCCGAACAATCCCACGGGGCTGAGCCTGACCCCGGCTCGCCTGCTGGATTGGCATTCGCGGCTGGCCCGACGCGGTGGCTGGCTGGTGGTTGACGAAGCGTTCATGGACAACACACCGCATTTGAGCCTGGCGCCGTTTGCCAACCAGATCGGCTTGATCGTGCTGCGCTCCTTCGGCAAGTTTTTCGGCCTGGCCGGTGTGCGGCTGGGGTTTGTGCTGGCTGAGCGCAAGTTGCTCAAGCTGCTGGCCGAGCAAGTGGGGCCATGGGCCGTCAGTGGGCCGACCCGAGTGCTGGGCCAGGCGTGCCTGACGGATACGCACGGGCACACCCGACAGCGCATTCGTACTGACGAGGCTGGCGAGCGTCTGGCACTGTTGCTTGAACAGTATGGTTTCAAACCTCAGGGCGGCTGCGCGTTGTTCCAATGGCTGATCACCGAGCGCGCCGAAGCACTGCATGAGTTCATGGCCCGACGCGGCATTCTGCTGCGATTGTTCACCCACAACAGCAGCCTGCGGTTTGGCTTGCCGGCGGATGAAGCGGATTGGTCGCGCCTCGAACAAGCCCTGCAAACCTATGCCAAGGAAAACCCATGA
- the cbiB gene encoding adenosylcobinamide-phosphate synthase CbiB, whose translation MSVALLSVAAVALDALLGEPKRWHPLVAFGRFADRIEQRFNSAGRGWRSHGVTAWVMAVVPLTLLVTALSWAPYVGWIVEILALYCALGMRSLGEHVEPVAKALRSDDLVEARTRVGYLVSRQTSELDKTEVARAATESVLENGSDAVFAALFWFAVAGAPGVVLYRLSNTLDAMWGYRNERFERFGWAAAKIDDVLNYIPARLVALTYALLGKTRLALKCWRTQGPTWDSPNAGPVMAAGAGALGVELGGAAIYHGELHQRPQLGEGVPADADSIDRGWQLVQRGVWLWLLILCVGAEFYA comes from the coding sequence ATGAGTGTGGCGTTGTTGAGTGTCGCCGCGGTCGCGCTGGATGCGCTGCTGGGTGAACCTAAACGCTGGCATCCGCTGGTGGCGTTCGGTCGTTTTGCCGATCGCATCGAACAACGTTTCAACTCCGCTGGCCGCGGCTGGCGCAGTCATGGTGTGACGGCCTGGGTGATGGCGGTCGTGCCGCTGACCTTGCTGGTCACCGCGCTGTCCTGGGCGCCTTACGTTGGCTGGATCGTCGAGATTCTCGCGCTCTATTGTGCTCTGGGCATGCGCAGCCTCGGCGAGCATGTCGAGCCGGTGGCCAAGGCCCTGCGCAGCGATGATTTGGTTGAGGCGCGCACACGCGTCGGTTATCTGGTCAGCCGCCAGACCAGCGAGCTGGACAAAACCGAAGTCGCCCGCGCCGCCACCGAATCGGTGCTGGAGAACGGCAGCGATGCGGTGTTCGCCGCACTGTTCTGGTTTGCCGTGGCGGGTGCGCCCGGCGTGGTGCTCTATCGTCTGAGCAATACCCTGGATGCGATGTGGGGTTATCGCAACGAACGCTTCGAGCGTTTCGGCTGGGCCGCGGCAAAGATCGACGATGTCCTGAACTACATTCCCGCACGCCTGGTGGCGTTGACCTACGCGCTGCTGGGCAAAACCCGGCTGGCGCTGAAGTGCTGGCGTACACAAGGCCCGACTTGGGACAGTCCGAATGCCGGGCCGGTGATGGCGGCCGGTGCCGGTGCGCTGGGTGTCGAGTTGGGCGGGGCGGCGATTTATCACGGTGAACTGCATCAACGTCCGCAATTGGGCGAAGGCGTGCCGGCGGATGCCGATTCCATCGACCGTGGCTGGCAATTGGTCCAGCGCGGGGTATGGTTATGGCTGCTGATTCTCTGCGTGGGGGCTGAATTCTATGCTTGA
- the bluB gene encoding 5,6-dimethylbenzimidazole synthase: MTDNAFSEAEREAVYRAIAERRDMRHFSGGTVEPELLRRLLEAAHQAPSVGLMQPWRFIRISDRALRGKIQHLVEDERIRTAEALGERSDEFMKLKVEGINDCAEVLVAALMDDRERHIFGRRTLPEMDMASLSCAIQNLWLASRAEGLGMGWVSLFEPQALADLLGLPTGAKPLAVLCLGPVKEFYPAPMLVLEGWAQARQLNELLYENYWGVSQ; encoded by the coding sequence ATGACTGACAACGCATTCTCCGAAGCCGAACGCGAAGCGGTCTATCGGGCAATCGCTGAACGCCGCGACATGCGCCACTTCAGCGGCGGCACCGTCGAGCCTGAGTTACTTCGTCGTCTGCTCGAAGCCGCACACCAGGCACCGAGCGTCGGCCTGATGCAGCCCTGGCGTTTCATCCGCATCAGCGACCGGGCACTGCGCGGCAAGATCCAGCACCTGGTGGAAGACGAACGCATCCGCACCGCCGAAGCCCTCGGCGAGCGCTCCGACGAATTCATGAAGCTCAAGGTCGAAGGCATCAATGACTGCGCCGAGGTGCTGGTCGCCGCGCTGATGGACGATCGCGAGCGCCACATTTTCGGTCGTCGGACATTGCCGGAAATGGACATGGCCTCGCTGTCCTGCGCCATCCAGAACCTTTGGCTGGCGTCCCGCGCCGAAGGCCTGGGCATGGGCTGGGTGTCGCTGTTCGAGCCGCAAGCCCTGGCGGATTTGCTGGGTTTACCGACCGGGGCCAAGCCTTTGGCCGTTCTTTGTCTGGGGCCGGTCAAGGAATTCTATCCGGCGCCGATGCTGGTACTCGAAGGCTGGGCGCAGGCGCGTCAGCTCAACGAGTTGCTGTATGAAAATTATTGGGGAGTGAGTCAATGA
- a CDS encoding cobyrinate a,c-diamide synthase yields MRQPRHCPAVLIAAPASGQGKTTVTAALARLHRNQGRKVRVFKCGPDFLDPMILERASGAPVYQLDMWMVGEQESRRLLWEAAGEADLILIEGVMGLFDGTPSSADLARHFGVPVLGVIDGTAMAQTFGALALGLARYQPDLPFAGVLANRVGTLRHAQLLEGSLTEGLRWYGALSRETGIELPSRHLGLVQASELNDLDLRLDAAAASLASSCDVALPPAVEFAAPEMIAAEPLLAGVRIAVARDEAFAFTYGASLDLLRAMGAELSFFSPIRDTGLPEADSLYLPGGYPELHHVALSQNTSMLTAIRAHHAAGKPLLAECGGMLYLLDSLTDVEGTRAELVGLLTGDAVMQKRLAALALQAVELPEGLLRGHTYHHSLTSTELEPIARGLSPNGGRGAEAVYREGRMTASYVHFYFPSNPSAIAALFVPDRQDAFASRLAPTVDRVSSDNTVSNVGASLLAKRP; encoded by the coding sequence GTGAGACAGCCACGTCATTGCCCGGCGGTGCTGATTGCCGCGCCGGCCTCCGGTCAGGGCAAGACCACCGTCACCGCCGCGCTGGCCCGGTTGCACCGCAATCAGGGGCGCAAGGTCCGTGTGTTCAAATGCGGCCCGGACTTTCTCGACCCGATGATTCTCGAGCGTGCCAGCGGTGCGCCGGTGTATCAACTGGACATGTGGATGGTCGGCGAGCAGGAAAGTCGCCGCCTGTTGTGGGAGGCTGCCGGTGAGGCGGACCTGATCCTCATCGAAGGCGTCATGGGGCTGTTCGACGGTACGCCGTCCAGCGCTGACCTGGCGCGGCACTTCGGTGTGCCGGTGCTCGGCGTGATCGACGGCACCGCGATGGCGCAGACCTTTGGCGCACTGGCCCTGGGGCTTGCGCGCTATCAGCCGGATTTGCCGTTTGCCGGTGTGTTGGCCAACCGGGTCGGCACCTTGCGTCACGCGCAATTGCTTGAAGGTAGCCTGACGGAAGGCTTGCGCTGGTACGGCGCGTTGTCCCGGGAGACCGGGATCGAATTGCCGAGCCGGCATCTCGGCCTGGTTCAGGCCAGCGAACTGAATGACCTCGACCTGCGCCTTGATGCGGCGGCCGCCTCACTGGCCAGCAGTTGCGATGTGGCGTTGCCGCCGGCCGTAGAGTTCGCTGCGCCTGAAATGATCGCCGCCGAACCGTTGCTGGCCGGTGTGCGGATTGCCGTGGCCCGGGACGAAGCCTTCGCGTTTACCTATGGCGCGAGCCTGGATCTGCTACGGGCCATGGGCGCCGAATTGTCGTTCTTCTCGCCTATCCGCGACACCGGCTTGCCGGAGGCAGACAGTCTTTATCTGCCGGGCGGCTACCCCGAATTGCACCATGTGGCGTTGTCGCAAAACACATCGATGCTGACCGCCATCCGCGCTCACCACGCGGCGGGCAAGCCGTTGCTGGCCGAGTGTGGCGGCATGTTGTATCTGTTGGATTCGTTGACCGATGTCGAGGGCACTCGCGCTGAACTGGTCGGCTTGCTGACCGGTGACGCGGTGATGCAGAAGCGTCTTGCCGCGTTGGCTTTGCAGGCGGTGGAACTGCCGGAAGGTTTGCTGCGTGGGCACACCTATCACCACTCGCTGACCAGCACCGAACTTGAGCCGATTGCTCGAGGTTTGAGCCCCAATGGCGGGCGAGGGGCGGAGGCGGTTTATCGTGAGGGGCGGATGACGGCCTCTTATGTGCACTTTTATTTTCCGTCCAATCCATCGGCGATTGCCGCGTTGTTTGTGCCTGACCGCCAGGACGCCTTCGCGAGCAGGCTCGCTCCCACAGTGGACCGCGTTTCGTCAGACAACACCGTTTCTAATGTGGGAGCGAGCCTGCTCGCGAAGAGGCCATGA
- the cobO gene encoding cob(I)yrinic acid a,c-diamide adenosyltransferase translates to MTDTPDRDERHLARMQRKKAVIDERIANSPNECGLLLVLTGNGKGKSSSAFGMLARSMGHGMQCGVVQFIKGRNSTGEELFFRRFPEQVRFHVMGEGFTWETQDRQRDIAAAEAAWAVSQELLRDPSIGLVVLDELNIALKHGYLDLDQVLSDLQARPPMQHVVVTGRGAKPEMIELADTVTEMGVIKHAFQAGIKAQKGVEL, encoded by the coding sequence ATGACTGATACCCCCGATCGTGACGAACGCCACCTGGCGCGCATGCAGCGCAAAAAAGCCGTGATCGACGAACGCATCGCCAACTCCCCGAATGAATGCGGCCTGCTGCTGGTGTTGACCGGCAACGGCAAAGGCAAGAGCAGCTCGGCGTTCGGCATGCTCGCCCGATCCATGGGCCACGGTATGCAGTGTGGCGTGGTGCAGTTCATCAAGGGCCGCAACAGCACCGGCGAAGAACTGTTCTTCCGGCGTTTCCCGGAGCAAGTGCGTTTTCATGTGATGGGCGAGGGCTTCACCTGGGAAACCCAGGACCGCCAGCGCGACATCGCCGCCGCCGAAGCCGCCTGGGCTGTGTCTCAGGAACTGCTGCGCGATCCGTCCATTGGTCTGGTGGTGCTCGATGAACTGAACATTGCCCTCAAGCACGGTTATCTCGATCTCGATCAGGTGCTCAGCGACTTGCAGGCCCGTCCGCCGATGCAACACGTGGTGGTCACCGGTCGTGGCGCCAAACCGGAGATGATCGAGCTGGCCGATACCGTCACCGAAATGGGTGTGATCAAGCACGCGTTCCAGGCCGGAATCAAAGCGCAAAAAGGCGTCGAGTTGTGA
- a CDS encoding sorbosone dehydrogenase family protein: protein MRKPQLVFIIALAGGLAACGETSSLQVSDGTGPSPKLPEPNKTLIPTVNIAPAIGWPQGAKPVAAAGTQVAAFAEGLDHPRWLYVLPNGDVLVAETNAPPKPDDGKGIRGWVMGKVMGRAGAGVPSPNRITLLRDKDHDGVAETRTVFLENLNSPFGMTLVGNDLYVADTDRLLRFHYENGETAIKLPPIKVVDLPGGTLNHHWTKNVIASKDGSKLYVTVGSNSNVGENGMDQEEGRAAIWEVDRATGNHRIFASGIRNPNGLAWEPQSGALWTAVNERDEIGSDLVPDYITSVKDGGFYGWPYSYYGQHVDVRVEPQNPALVAKAIAPDYAVGPHTASLGLTFAEGSKLPAPFTQGAFIGQHGSWNRKPHSGYKVIFVPFSAGKPTGKPVDVLTGFLNDEEKAMGRPVGVVIDQQGGLLVADDAGNKVWRVSAAQ, encoded by the coding sequence ATGCGCAAACCCCAGCTCGTTTTCATCATCGCGCTCGCCGGAGGGCTCGCCGCCTGTGGTGAAACCTCCAGCCTGCAAGTCTCGGACGGCACCGGACCGTCGCCCAAGCTGCCAGAACCGAACAAAACCCTGATCCCGACGGTGAACATCGCCCCGGCGATCGGCTGGCCTCAAGGTGCAAAACCTGTCGCCGCGGCGGGGACTCAGGTGGCGGCGTTTGCCGAAGGCCTCGATCATCCGCGCTGGCTTTACGTGTTGCCCAATGGCGACGTGCTGGTGGCCGAAACCAATGCGCCACCTAAACCTGACGACGGCAAAGGCATTCGCGGCTGGGTCATGGGCAAAGTCATGGGGCGCGCAGGTGCCGGCGTCCCCAGCCCGAACCGCATCACCCTGCTGCGGGACAAGGACCACGACGGCGTCGCCGAAACCCGCACGGTGTTCCTGGAAAACCTCAACTCGCCCTTCGGCATGACCCTGGTCGGCAATGACCTGTACGTTGCCGACACCGACCGCCTGCTGCGTTTCCACTATGAAAACGGCGAAACGGCGATCAAGTTGCCGCCGATCAAGGTGGTCGATCTGCCGGGCGGCACGCTGAATCACCACTGGACCAAAAACGTCATCGCCAGCAAGGACGGCAGCAAGTTGTACGTCACCGTAGGCTCGAACAGCAACGTCGGCGAAAACGGCATGGATCAGGAAGAAGGCCGCGCGGCGATCTGGGAAGTGGACCGCGCCACCGGCAACCATCGGATCTTCGCCTCAGGGATTCGCAACCCAAACGGTCTGGCCTGGGAGCCACAGAGCGGCGCACTGTGGACCGCGGTCAACGAGCGTGACGAAATCGGCAGCGACCTGGTGCCGGACTACATCACTTCAGTGAAGGATGGCGGGTTCTACGGCTGGCCTTACAGCTATTACGGGCAGCATGTCGATGTTCGCGTCGAGCCGCAAAACCCTGCTCTGGTCGCCAAGGCCATTGCGCCAGATTACGCGGTGGGGCCCCATACCGCGTCGCTGGGCCTGACGTTCGCCGAAGGCAGCAAACTGCCGGCGCCGTTCACCCAAGGTGCCTTCATCGGCCAGCACGGCTCGTGGAACCGCAAGCCACACAGCGGCTACAAAGTGATTTTCGTGCCGTTCAGCGCCGGCAAACCGACCGGGAAGCCAGTGGATGTGCTCACCGGTTTCCTCAACGACGAGGAAAAAGCCATGGGCCGGCCGGTGGGCGTGGTAATCGATCAGCAGGGCGGCCTGCTGGTGGCGGATGATGCGGGGAACAAGGTGTGGCGCGTTTCGGCGGCTCAATAA
- a CDS encoding O-methyltransferase produces the protein MTARTLNLDDSLYHYLLDVSLRETPLLKRLRDETQALPMARWQVAPEQGQFLALLVKLIGARRLLEVGTFTGYSALCMAAALPDDGSLICCDMPGDYNATARRYWQEAGLAGRIDLRLAPALETLAQLERQGQGEHYDLIFIDADKANYPTYLEHALRLLRVGGLAVFDNTLWSGRVLEANPESEDTRAIQALNRALKDDSRVDLSLLPLGDGLTLCRKR, from the coding sequence ATGACCGCTCGCACGCTCAATCTCGACGATTCCCTGTACCACTACCTGCTCGACGTTTCCCTGCGAGAAACGCCGCTGCTCAAGCGCCTGCGCGACGAAACCCAGGCGCTGCCCATGGCTCGCTGGCAGGTGGCGCCGGAGCAGGGGCAGTTCCTCGCGTTGCTGGTCAAACTCATCGGCGCCAGGCGTTTGCTGGAAGTCGGTACCTTCACCGGTTACAGCGCCTTGTGCATGGCCGCTGCATTGCCGGATGACGGTTCGCTGATCTGTTGCGATATGCCAGGCGATTACAATGCCACTGCTCGTCGTTACTGGCAGGAAGCAGGTCTCGCCGGGCGCATTGATCTGCGTCTGGCTCCTGCGCTGGAAACCCTCGCGCAGCTTGAGCGGCAAGGGCAAGGCGAGCACTACGATCTGATTTTCATTGATGCCGACAAGGCCAATTATCCGACTTACCTGGAGCATGCGCTGCGTTTGCTGCGGGTCGGTGGTCTGGCAGTGTTCGACAACACGCTATGGAGCGGGCGGGTGCTTGAGGCGAATCCCGAGAGCGAAGACACCCGAGCCATCCAGGCGCTCAATCGCGCCTTGAAGGATGACTCGCGTGTGGATCTGTCGTTGTTGCCGCTGGGGGATGGCCTCACGCTCTGTCGTAAACGCTGA
- a CDS encoding C40 family peptidase, whose translation MTMSARLALMVFAALLSACASRTPPPAPVVRAPIVFGSSQAFSPAAEDVLFRALGLVGTPYRWGGNTPDSGFDCSGLIGYVYRDVAGISLPRSTREMIGMQAPNVGKEGLQTGDLIFFATNGGSQVSHAGIYVGEGRFVHAPATGGTVKLDSLSKAYWQKAYLSAKRVLQPEHLAHNP comes from the coding sequence ATGACGATGTCGGCCCGCCTCGCACTCATGGTCTTCGCAGCGCTGCTCAGCGCCTGCGCCAGCCGCACACCGCCACCTGCGCCGGTAGTTCGCGCGCCCATTGTTTTCGGTTCCTCCCAAGCCTTTTCCCCGGCGGCAGAAGATGTGTTGTTTCGCGCGCTCGGCCTGGTGGGAACACCTTATCGCTGGGGCGGCAACACGCCGGATTCCGGGTTTGATTGCAGTGGTCTGATCGGTTACGTCTATCGCGATGTCGCGGGTATTTCCTTGCCGCGGTCCACACGAGAGATGATCGGCATGCAAGCCCCCAATGTCGGCAAGGAAGGCCTGCAAACCGGCGACCTGATTTTCTTCGCCACTAATGGCGGCTCCCAGGTCAGCCATGCTGGCATCTACGTCGGCGAAGGCCGCTTCGTCCATGCGCCAGCCACGGGCGGCACGGTCAAGCTGGACAGCTTGTCCAAAGCTTATTGGCAGAAAGCCTATCTGAGCGCCAAGCGCGTCCTGCAGCCTGAGCACTTGGCACATAATCCATAG
- a CDS encoding C40 family peptidase: protein MLNRFAPLVPLALVTLLFGCAAHSPVSQQEQQQRVSNSVTAQSSSVLFQEELATNKELADFAGGKSYQLPVLADSILERGMSLIGTRYRFGGTSEAGFDCSGFIGYLFREEAGMNLPRSTREMINVDAPQVARSALKPGDLLFFATNGRRGRVSHAGIYLGDNQFIHSSSRKSGGVRIDSLGDSYWNKTFIEAKRALAMAPTVAPAIVTARK, encoded by the coding sequence ATGCTAAATCGCTTCGCACCCCTCGTGCCTCTCGCACTCGTCACCCTGTTGTTCGGTTGCGCTGCCCACTCTCCAGTGTCTCAGCAAGAGCAACAACAGCGGGTTTCAAATTCAGTTACCGCGCAGTCTTCTTCCGTTCTTTTCCAGGAAGAGCTAGCCACCAATAAAGAACTGGCAGACTTCGCCGGCGGCAAGTCATACCAACTTCCGGTTCTGGCCGACAGCATCCTCGAACGTGGCATGTCCCTGATCGGTACCCGTTACCGTTTCGGCGGCACCTCCGAGGCAGGCTTCGACTGCAGCGGCTTCATCGGTTATCTGTTTCGTGAAGAGGCCGGCATGAACCTGCCGCGCTCCACCCGCGAAATGATCAACGTTGACGCTCCGCAGGTTGCTCGCAGCGCCCTCAAGCCGGGTGATCTGCTGTTCTTCGCCACCAATGGCCGTCGCGGTCGTGTCAGTCACGCCGGGATCTACCTGGGTGACAACCAGTTCATCCACTCCAGCAGCCGCAAAAGCGGCGGTGTCCGGATCGATAGCCTGGGCGACAGCTACTGGAACAAGACCTTCATCGAAGCCAAGCGCGCACTCGCGATGGCGCCGACTGTGGCCCCGGCTATCGTCACTGCACGCAAGTAA
- the hda gene encoding DnaA regulatory inactivator Hda produces MKPIQLPLGVRLRDDATFINYYPGANAAALGYVERLCEADAGWTESLIYLWGKDGVGRTHLLQAACLRFEQLGEPAVYLPLAELLDRGIEILDNLEQYELVCLDDLQAVAGKADWEEALFHLFNRLRDSGRRLLIAASTSPRELPVKLADLKSRLTLALIFQMRPLSDEDKLRALQLRASRRGLHLTDEVGHFILTRGTRSMSALFELLERLDQASLQAQRKLTIPFLKETLGW; encoded by the coding sequence ATGAAACCGATTCAGCTGCCCCTAGGTGTGCGTCTGCGTGATGACGCTACCTTTATCAATTACTACCCAGGCGCCAATGCCGCTGCACTCGGCTATGTCGAGCGGCTCTGCGAAGCCGACGCCGGCTGGACGGAAAGCCTGATTTATCTCTGGGGCAAGGACGGGGTAGGGCGCACGCATTTGTTGCAGGCGGCGTGTCTGCGCTTCGAACAGCTGGGGGAGCCGGCGGTGTACCTGCCGTTGGCCGAGTTGCTGGACCGCGGTATCGAAATCCTCGACAACCTCGAACAATACGAGCTGGTCTGCCTGGACGATTTGCAGGCGGTCGCCGGCAAGGCGGATTGGGAAGAGGCGCTGTTCCATCTGTTCAATCGTCTGCGTGACAGCGGTCGACGTCTGCTGATCGCCGCCTCGACATCCCCGCGCGAACTACCGGTGAAGCTGGCGGACCTCAAGTCGCGGCTGACACTGGCACTCATCTTCCAGATGCGCCCGCTCTCTGACGAAGACAAATTGCGTGCCTTGCAGTTGCGCGCATCTCGTCGTGGCCTGCACCTGACCGATGAAGTCGGGCATTTTATTTTGACCCGCGGGACCCGCAGCATGAGTGCGCTTTTCGAGTTGCTTGAGCGCCTCGATCAGGCCTCCCTTCAAGCTCAGCGCAAGCTGACAATCCCGTTCCTGAAAGAAACCCTCGGTTGGTAA
- a CDS encoding AI-2E family transporter, whose product MADTRRWFWLGGVVLLCAFVYLLHPILTPFLVALLLAYLFDPLVDRLEKFGLSRTWGVVAVFALFTLILTTLLLVLVPMLAKQLFRLYELAPQMLDWLQHTALPWAQSKLGLSEGFWKFDKLKAAISEHMGQTSDIVGVVLSQATASGLALIGWLANLVLIPVVSFYLLRDWDLMMAKIRSLLPRDREERVMSLAGECHEVLGAFVRGQLLVMLALGVIYASGLMIVGLELGLLIGLIAGLAAIVPYMGFVIGIGAALIAGLFQFGGDLYPMIGIVAVFMVGQALEGMVLTPLLVGDRIGLHPVAVIFAILAGGELFGFTGVLLALPVAAVIMVLVRHVHDLYKDSDIYGGVDESGQ is encoded by the coding sequence ATGGCCGATACGCGGCGTTGGTTCTGGCTTGGTGGGGTGGTCCTGCTTTGCGCGTTTGTTTACCTGTTGCATCCGATCCTGACGCCGTTCCTGGTGGCGCTGCTGTTGGCTTATCTGTTCGACCCGCTGGTGGATCGGCTGGAGAAGTTCGGTCTGTCGCGGACCTGGGGCGTGGTGGCGGTGTTCGCCTTGTTCACGTTGATCCTTACCACGCTGCTGTTGGTGTTGGTGCCGATGCTCGCCAAGCAGCTGTTTCGCCTGTATGAACTGGCGCCGCAGATGCTCGACTGGTTGCAGCACACCGCGTTGCCGTGGGCGCAATCGAAGTTGGGTTTGTCGGAGGGCTTCTGGAAGTTCGACAAGCTCAAGGCGGCGATCAGCGAGCACATGGGCCAGACCAGCGACATTGTCGGCGTGGTGCTGAGTCAGGCGACGGCCTCAGGCCTTGCGCTGATTGGCTGGCTGGCCAATCTGGTGCTGATCCCGGTGGTGAGTTTTTATCTGCTGCGGGACTGGGACCTGATGATGGCCAAGATCCGTAGCCTGCTGCCGCGTGATCGTGAAGAGCGCGTCATGTCCCTGGCCGGGGAATGCCATGAAGTGCTTGGAGCGTTCGTGCGTGGGCAGTTGCTGGTGATGCTGGCGCTGGGTGTGATCTATGCCTCAGGCTTGATGATCGTCGGGTTGGAGTTGGGGTTGTTGATCGGTCTGATCGCCGGTCTGGCGGCGATCGTGCCGTACATGGGGTTCGTCATCGGGATTGGCGCGGCATTGATTGCCGGTCTGTTCCAGTTCGGGGGCGATCTGTACCCCATGATCGGTATCGTCGCGGTGTTCATGGTCGGCCAGGCACTGGAAGGCATGGTCCTGACGCCGTTGCTGGTGGGGGATCGGATCGGTTTGCATCCGGTGGCGGTGATCTTCGCCATCCTGGCCGGCGGCGAACTGTTCGGTTTTACCGGTGTGCTGCTGGCATTGCCGGTGGCGGCGGTGATCATGGTGCTTGTGCGCCACGTGCATGATTTGTACAAGGATTCGGATATCTATGGCGGTGTCGACGAGTCTGGGCAGTAA
- a CDS encoding DUF2066 domain-containing protein: MRFLKFLFVGCLAVVSLTSHAETVKGLYQVREPVSGQTPEERDQATQRALDTLVLRLTGDPRAAQSPGLAAVRKEPQQIISQFGYDAGPPEVLKVDFDPATTEQALRRAGLAVWGANRPSILGWWLNDSAEGSSLVGDGQASAAPLRRAAQHRGLPLRLPLADLNEQIVATAPNLESADPAPLQGASDRYNADALLAVHAREEGGQWQAKWRLWLGDQKEAGSVQGADAAAVADAVMLAVSERLASRFVAKPGASGEQLLEVQGMNLERYATLGRLLEPFGARLLSVDGDRVLYRVNGSADQLRAQLSLAKLQEVPAGQAPAPTAPVPVAAGSAPAAAPGPAPTPQLRFRW, translated from the coding sequence ATGCGTTTTCTTAAATTCTTGTTCGTGGGCTGTTTAGCCGTGGTCAGCCTGACCAGCCATGCCGAAACCGTCAAAGGCCTCTATCAAGTGCGCGAGCCCGTCAGCGGCCAGACGCCGGAGGAGCGCGATCAGGCGACTCAGCGGGCGCTGGATACGTTGGTGTTGCGCCTGACCGGCGACCCCAGGGCGGCGCAAAGCCCCGGTCTGGCGGCCGTGCGCAAAGAGCCTCAGCAAATCATCAGTCAGTTCGGTTACGACGCCGGGCCGCCGGAGGTGCTGAAAGTCGATTTCGATCCGGCCACCACCGAACAGGCCTTGCGCCGTGCCGGGTTGGCCGTGTGGGGTGCCAATCGGCCGTCGATCCTCGGCTGGTGGTTGAACGACTCCGCCGAAGGCTCGAGCCTGGTGGGCGATGGTCAGGCCAGCGCTGCGCCCCTGCGTCGGGCGGCTCAACACCGTGGCCTGCCGCTGCGTTTGCCGCTGGCGGACCTGAATGAACAGATCGTCGCTACCGCGCCGAATCTGGAAAGTGCTGACCCTGCGCCGCTGCAGGGCGCCTCCGACCGTTACAATGCCGACGCCTTGCTGGCGGTGCATGCCCGTGAAGAGGGTGGCCAATGGCAAGCCAAGTGGCGTCTGTGGTTGGGCGATCAGAAAGAGGCCGGTAGCGTGCAGGGCGCCGATGCCGCCGCCGTGGCCGATGCGGTGATGCTGGCGGTCAGCGAGCGTCTGGCGTCGCGTTTCGTCGCTAAACCGGGTGCGTCCGGCGAGCAATTGCTGGAAGTGCAGGGAATGAATCTGGAGCGTTATGCCACGCTCGGGCGTTTGCTGGAGCCTTTTGGCGCGCGTTTGCTGAGTGTCGATGGCGACCGCGTGCTTTATCGCGTCAACGGCAGTGCCGATCAGCTGCGAGCTCAGTTGTCCCTGGCGAAATTGCAGGAAGTTCCGGCCGGTCAGGCCCCGGCACCCACGGCACCTGTTCCCGTGGCTGCTGGTTCGGCGCCGGCCGCAGCGCCAGGCCCGGCACCTACGCCGCAGTTACGTTTTCGCTGGTAG